The Oceanithermus desulfurans sequence CGACGTGATCATCGAGCCGGTGCTCTCGGAGAAGGCTTACGGCGGCTACGCCGAGGGCAAGTACACCTTCTGGGTGCACCCGGACGCCTCCAAGACCGCGGTCAAGAACGCGGTGCAGCAGGCGTTCAAGGTCAAGGTCGTGGACGTCAACGTGATGAGCGTGCGCGGCAAGAAGAAGCGCATGGGCCGCTACGAGGGCAAGCGCCCCGACCGCAAGAAGGCGATCGTGACCGTGGCCCCGGGCCAGAAGATCGAAGCCCTGGAAGGGCTGATTTAGAGGTGAACCATGGCGGTTAAGAAGTTCAGGCCC is a genomic window containing:
- a CDS encoding 50S ribosomal protein L23, whose product is MKTPYDVIIEPVLSEKAYGGYAEGKYTFWVHPDASKTAVKNAVQQAFKVKVVDVNVMSVRGKKKRMGRYEGKRPDRKKAIVTVAPGQKIEALEGLI